A window from Primulina eburnea isolate SZY01 chromosome 2, ASM2296580v1, whole genome shotgun sequence encodes these proteins:
- the LOC140824277 gene encoding uncharacterized protein, with the protein MTYFSKVLMFSKEDFDDWKIIMKAHLADQDDDMWFFITYGPLKIIKPNISIAITDGASQMLEKPRSGWTCEEKNIANLDYVAKDILYKILDKNTFSKIKMCPTAKEIWEKLIQIFEGNEQKKNKMYVAIQKFENLKMKAGETLSEFDECVSSLVNELAALGKEYGNREVALKVMRALPREWDVKTMTMSLKISEQVRTT; encoded by the coding sequence ATGACATATTTCAGTAAAGTCCTtatgttctcaaaagaagattttgatgactggaagatcATAATGAAAGCTCATCTTGCAGatcaagacgatgacatgtggttttTCATAACATATGGTCCATTGAAGATTATAAAGCCTAATATATCTATTGCTATCACTGATGGAGCATCACAAATGCTTGAAAAACCAAGAAGTGGATGGACATGCGAGGAAAAGAATATAGCAAACTTAGATTATGTTGCGAAGGATATTCTCTACAAAATACTTGATAAAaacactttcagcaaaatcaagatgtgtccTACAGCCAAAGAAATCTGGGAGAAACTCATCCAGATTTTTGAAGGAAATGAACAGAAAAAAAACAAGATGTATGTAGCAATACAAaagtttgaaaatctaaaaatgaaGGCTGGAGAAACTCTAAGCGAGTTTGATGAATGTGTCAGCAGCTTAGTAAATGAGCTAGCAGCTTTGGGAAAGGAATATGGCAATAGAGAAGTAGCACTCAAAGTGATGAGAgctttacccagagaatgggacgtCAAGACAATGACGATGAGTCTCAAAATATCTGAACAAGTTAGAACTACATGA